The Candidatus Sericytochromatia bacterium genome includes the window CCTCGCACCGCATCCGATAGGCGTCGCATCTGACCGAGCTGGTCGTCGGGCGGGATCATGGCCATCATCGGCTCATAAAAGGCCCCCCCGAGCAATTCCACCTGCCCACGCCCGACCATGACCTTGAGCCGCTGCACGAACTCGGGGTGGTGGGTCGTCAACCAGTTCAGCAGGTGCCCGTCATAATGCAGGGTGAAGCGAATGGCCTCGTGACGTTCCAGAACGTCCAGAAACGGCAAATAGGAATGCTGGTAGGCATCCTCTACCACATAATCCCAGTTGCCGACGGGCTGGTGGTTGTAGAGGCCCAGGGCGAGATGAATCTTGGTCTGGTCAGCGAGCAGCATGGCACACTTGAAAGCAAGGGCTCATCCGGAGAGCCGTGGCGTTCAGTGTAGCGGATGACCAGACCGAACGCTATCGGGTGAGACCGACGCGCTCCTGGCGCGACGCAAACAGGCGGTAATCGATGTCAGGGAACAGGTTGTCGATGTCCTCGCAGGCGGACACCAGCCCGTCCGTGACCTGATCCGCCATGAGGGCGTCCGCCAGCGCATCGAAGCGGGCCACGTGCTCGTTGAAGCGGTCGATGGCGTAGGTTCGAGCCTGACCGGTGGTCACGAGGAAGGGCCAATCACTGCCCTCCAGCAACAGCACCTCGCGGGCCGCCTGAGCGAGGGCCCGGGCATGAAAGGGGGAAGGGGGAACGGGATAGGTCCGCACGAGTTCCTCCATGCGCCGCTCACAGCGATGGATGATCGGCCACATCCACTCCACCTGGGGATTCATCCACACGTGATAGTGGCCCCCTGCCCCCCAGGTGCTCTCAGGCAACTGGAACGCGTGCGCGGGCGGGTTGCTCCGGTGCAGTTCACCCACGGTGATGGGGCGAATGCCGGGATGGAGGGCCATTTTACGCAACACGGCCTTGATCCAGTCGATGCCCTCGAACCACCAGTGACCGAACAGCTCAGTATCGAACGGCACCACCACGTGGCCCACCTCCCCGTTGGCGTCGTGATAGCCCTTGAGCATGTCGTGAATCAGGCCGACGTAATGGTCACTGTGTTCCGCCACCCGTTCAGCGGCGTGCTGAGGATCGTAGAAGGCCTTGTCCGCCAGATCGCAGCGCGCCCCCGTGATCCGCCAGTAACACATGCCACTGTTGCCGTCGCGCTTGTGAAACTCCCGGTAGCCCGGGTCCCCCGGGTAGCCCATATCGGCCGACCAGACCTGCCAGCCGGCCCGTTCATTGCGAGCATAGAAGGCCACCGGATGGTCAGGGAGCCAGTAGCCGTGGAACGTGTCCAGACCTGAGAGCGGGCGCTCGGGCATCTCCAGATATTCGATATTGCCGTAAAGGCCGATGTGGCGGCGATAACCGCTGGTTTTTCCGCCCACCACCGCGTGGGCGTCGGTGAAGAAATAGGCCAGCCCGTGTTCAGCCAGGAATTGCTCGACGGGGGGACGGTAATCGCGCTCATCCTCATAGCCGGGACGGTACGCGCATTCGGGCAGCCAGACGCCCAGTGGCGCCGCTCCGAAGTGGCGCTGATGGGTCTGCACCGCGGTGGCGAATTGCGCGTGCAGCGTGGAGTCACGGCTGAAGAGCGGACTGAAGCCGTGGGTGGCCGCGCAGGTGATCAGCTCGATTGCCCCGGCTTCCTGAAGGCGGCGGAAGGCGCCGAGGAGGTCCCCGTGATAGCGCTCGCGGAAGTCGCTCAGCCGTTCCCGGTACCAG containing:
- a CDS encoding 1,4-alpha-glucan branching protein domain-containing protein; translated protein: MAVGTFSLVLHSHLPYYRKAGMWPFGEENLYEAMAETYLPLLRAVDELLAEGIAPKLTIGITPVLAEQLADAHLKQGFERYVEDILVRIERDVQRYSPEGELESARWRAGERRAQKLEQARLAWLAEQEAAIADATGTADHGPLLRSLKSRRFARTLVAGLPLATLQHLTFERPAKLVRLVATAEQAGAEAAARAGARETAEPLPAALKASLEPTLADIPEEPLDLPAEADPRRELSQWYLDWYRERLSDFRERYHGDLLGAFRRLQEAGAIELITCAATHGFSPLFSRDSTLHAQFATAVQTHQRHFGAAPLGVWLPECAYRPGYEDERDYRPPVEQFLAEHGLAYFFTDAHAVVGGKTSGYRRHIGLYGNIEYLEMPERPLSGLDTFHGYWLPDHPVAFYARNERAGWQVWSADMGYPGDPGYREFHKRDGNSGMCYWRITGARCDLADKAFYDPQHAAERVAEHSDHYVGLIHDMLKGYHDANGEVGHVVVPFDTELFGHWWFEGIDWIKAVLRKMALHPGIRPITVGELHRSNPPAHAFQLPESTWGAGGHYHVWMNPQVEWMWPIIHRCERRMEELVRTYPVPPSPFHARALAQAAREVLLLEGSDWPFLVTTGQARTYAIDRFNEHVARFDALADALMADQVTDGLVSACEDIDNLFPDIDYRLFASRQERVGLTR